In the Brucella anthropi ATCC 49188 genome, one interval contains:
- the obgE gene encoding GTPase ObgE — protein MKFLDQAKIYIRSGNGGAGAVSFRREKFLEFGGPDGGDGGRGGDVWVEAVNGLNTLIDYRYQQHFRAKTGMHGMGRNMTGGKGDDVILKVPVGTQIFEEDDETLICDITEIGQRYRLAKGGNGGFGNLHFTTSTNRAPRRANPGQEGIERTIWLRLKLIADAGLVGLPNAGKSTFLASVTAAKPKIADYPFTTLHPNLGVARVDGREFVIADIPGLIEGASEGVGLGDRFLGHVERTRVLLHLVSAQEEDVAKAYQVIRGELEAYEHGLADKPEIVALSQIDTLDPEARKAKVKALKKACGRDPLLLSAVSHEGLNDALRQLASVIDQSRAAEAGTAEAEE, from the coding sequence TTTCGTTCCGCCGCGAGAAATTTCTCGAATTCGGCGGCCCCGATGGCGGTGATGGTGGACGCGGCGGCGATGTCTGGGTCGAGGCTGTAAACGGCCTCAACACGCTGATCGATTATCGCTATCAGCAGCATTTCCGGGCCAAGACCGGCATGCATGGCATGGGCCGCAACATGACGGGCGGCAAGGGCGACGACGTTATTCTCAAGGTGCCGGTCGGCACGCAGATTTTCGAGGAAGACGACGAAACGCTGATCTGCGATATCACCGAAATCGGCCAGCGCTACCGGCTGGCCAAGGGCGGCAATGGTGGCTTCGGCAATCTGCATTTCACGACCTCGACCAATCGCGCGCCGCGCCGCGCCAATCCCGGACAGGAAGGCATCGAGCGCACCATCTGGCTGCGCCTGAAACTGATCGCCGATGCTGGTCTGGTCGGTCTGCCCAATGCCGGAAAATCCACCTTCCTTGCAAGTGTGACAGCTGCCAAGCCGAAGATTGCCGATTATCCGTTCACCACGCTGCATCCCAATCTGGGCGTCGCCCGCGTGGATGGCCGCGAATTCGTCATCGCCGATATTCCGGGCTTGATCGAAGGTGCGAGTGAAGGCGTCGGTCTTGGCGACCGTTTCCTCGGCCATGTCGAGCGCACGCGCGTTCTGCTGCATCTGGTTTCGGCGCAGGAAGAAGATGTCGCCAAGGCCTATCAGGTCATTCGTGGTGAGCTTGAGGCCTATGAACACGGGCTTGCCGACAAGCCGGAAATCGTTGCGCTGTCGCAGATTGATACGCTTGATCCTGAAGCGCGCAAGGCCAAGGTCAAGGCGCTGAAAAAGGCATGTGGGCGCGACCCGCTGCTGCTTTCAGCCGTCAGCCATGAAGGTCTGAACGATGCTCTGCGCCAGCTCGCAAGCGTCATCGACCAGAGCCGCGCCGCAGAGGCCGGTACGGCGGAAGCCGAAGAATAA
- the proB gene encoding glutamate 5-kinase, whose product MLKQLKNYRRIVVKIGSALLVDRAAGLKRDWLESLGQDIAALHHAGVEVLVVSSGAIALGRTVLGLPKKALKLEESQAAAAAGQIALAKAYADVLGGHSIRSGQILVTLSDTEERRRYLNARATIETLLKLKAVPVINENDTVATTEIRYGDNDRLAARVATMMGADLLVLLSDIDGLYTAPPHKNPDAEFLPLVETITPQIEAMAGAAASELSRGGMKTKLDAGKIANAAGTAMIITSGTRFGPLSAIDRGERATLFEPARAPVNAWKTWISGNLEPAGRLTVDAGAAKALKSGKSLLPAGVKEIDGQFERGDTVAVLNEDGREIARGLIAYDAEDARKIAGHKSDEISEILGYDARAAMIHRNDLVVRAASNAEVA is encoded by the coding sequence ATGCTGAAGCAACTGAAAAACTATCGCCGCATCGTTGTTAAAATCGGGTCCGCCCTTCTTGTGGATCGAGCAGCCGGTCTCAAGCGGGACTGGCTGGAAAGCCTCGGGCAGGACATTGCCGCTCTGCATCATGCAGGCGTCGAGGTGCTGGTGGTTTCTTCCGGTGCTATTGCACTTGGACGCACCGTTCTGGGGCTGCCGAAGAAGGCGCTGAAACTTGAGGAAAGTCAGGCCGCAGCCGCCGCAGGCCAGATCGCGCTCGCCAAGGCCTATGCCGATGTACTTGGCGGTCATTCCATCCGTTCAGGCCAGATTCTCGTCACGCTGTCCGACACCGAGGAGCGCCGCCGCTATCTCAACGCGCGCGCGACCATCGAGACGCTGTTGAAGCTGAAGGCCGTGCCGGTCATCAACGAGAACGATACGGTGGCAACCACCGAAATTCGTTATGGTGACAATGATCGTCTGGCCGCACGTGTAGCGACCATGATGGGCGCGGACCTGCTTGTCCTGCTGTCGGATATTGACGGGCTTTATACGGCCCCGCCCCACAAGAACCCGGACGCCGAGTTTCTGCCGCTGGTCGAAACCATCACCCCGCAGATCGAGGCCATGGCGGGAGCGGCGGCGTCGGAACTGTCGCGCGGCGGCATGAAGACGAAGCTCGACGCGGGCAAGATCGCCAATGCGGCAGGGACCGCGATGATTATTACCTCGGGCACGCGTTTCGGCCCGCTTTCGGCAATTGATCGCGGGGAGCGCGCAACGTTGTTTGAACCGGCGCGTGCGCCGGTCAATGCCTGGAAAACCTGGATTTCCGGCAATCTTGAACCGGCCGGCCGTTTGACGGTGGATGCCGGTGCGGCCAAGGCGCTGAAATCGGGCAAGTCGCTTTTGCCAGCGGGCGTGAAGGAAATCGACGGCCAGTTCGAGCGTGGCGATACGGTTGCGGTGCTGAACGAGGACGGACGCGAAATCGCGCGCGGACTGATCGCTTATGATGCCGAGGACGCGCGCAAGATCGCAGGCCATAAAAGCGATGAGATCAGTGAAATTCTTGGCTATGATGCTCGCGCGGCGATGATCCATCGCAATGATCTGGTTGTGCGTGCTGCCAGCAATGCAGAAGTCGCATAG
- a CDS encoding glutamate-5-semialdehyde dehydrogenase — MLTKAETANDIAAVMAEVGRKARAAAAPLSIATTEQKNRALIAAADAMLEARGDILEANKLDLANAEKNGMAASFVDRLALDDGRISAIADGIRAIAALPDPVGEVIAEWDRPNGLHIERVRTPLGVIGVIYESRPNVTADAGALCLKAGNAVILRGGSDSAHSSAAIHKALVRGLEAAGLPADAIQIVPVTDRAAVGEMLKGLDGAIDVIVPRGGKSLVARVQSEARVPVFAHLEGICHLYIDKSADLDMARKIAVDAKMRRTGICGAAETLLVDRAAAAMHLVPILEDLAAKSCEIRGSADVLALYPAAKPATEEDWSTEYLDAIISVALVDGISGAIEHINRYSSHHTEAVVAEDAAAVARFFNEIDSAILLHNASTQFADGGEFGMGAEIGIATGKMHARGPVGVEQLTSFKYRVRGDGQIRG, encoded by the coding sequence ATGCTGACCAAGGCAGAAACGGCAAACGACATTGCTGCAGTGATGGCGGAAGTGGGCCGCAAGGCGCGCGCTGCCGCAGCCCCTCTTTCCATCGCTACCACTGAACAGAAGAACAGGGCGCTGATTGCTGCCGCCGATGCGATGCTTGAAGCGCGTGGCGATATTCTTGAAGCCAACAAGCTTGATCTGGCCAATGCGGAAAAGAACGGCATGGCAGCCTCTTTCGTTGACCGGCTGGCGCTCGATGACGGCCGGATCAGTGCCATCGCTGACGGTATTCGCGCTATCGCAGCCCTGCCTGATCCGGTGGGCGAAGTGATTGCCGAATGGGATCGTCCGAACGGGCTCCATATCGAACGCGTGCGCACGCCGCTCGGTGTGATCGGCGTCATTTATGAAAGCCGCCCCAATGTGACTGCGGATGCCGGTGCGCTGTGCCTCAAGGCAGGCAATGCCGTTATCCTGCGTGGCGGTTCGGATTCGGCGCATTCGTCGGCTGCCATTCATAAAGCACTGGTCAGGGGGCTCGAAGCAGCCGGCCTGCCAGCCGATGCGATCCAGATCGTGCCAGTGACCGACCGGGCCGCTGTTGGTGAAATGCTGAAAGGTCTGGACGGTGCGATTGATGTGATCGTGCCGCGTGGTGGAAAAAGCCTTGTTGCGCGCGTTCAGTCGGAAGCGCGGGTGCCGGTCTTCGCGCATCTGGAAGGCATTTGCCATCTTTATATCGACAAGTCCGCCGATCTCGACATGGCCCGCAAGATTGCGGTCGATGCCAAGATGCGGCGCACCGGCATTTGCGGCGCGGCGGAAACGCTTCTGGTCGATCGTGCCGCAGCTGCGATGCATCTGGTGCCGATCCTTGAAGACTTGGCTGCCAAGAGTTGTGAAATTCGCGGGAGTGCGGACGTGCTGGCGCTCTATCCGGCAGCAAAGCCTGCAACCGAAGAGGACTGGTCGACCGAATATCTCGACGCGATCATTTCCGTTGCGCTGGTTGACGGTATTTCGGGCGCCATTGAGCACATCAACCGCTATTCCTCGCACCATACGGAAGCTGTCGTGGCTGAGGATGCGGCAGCGGTTGCGCGCTTCTTCAACGAGATCGACTCCGCCATTCTCCTGCACAATGCCTCGACGCAATTTGCCGATGGCGGCGAGTTCGGCATGGGCGCGGAAATCGGCATTGCCACCGGCAAGATGCATGCGCGTGGACCGGTCGGCGTGGAGCAGCTGACCTCGTTCAAATATCGCGTTCGCGGTGACGGTCAGATCCGTGGTTAG
- a CDS encoding nicotinate-nucleotide adenylyltransferase: MKFGFGLSALKAQYPGVDAHYLRMPYVEKGMAVGLFGGSFNPPHGGHALVAEIAIRRLKLDQLWWMVTPGNPLKDSRELAPLADRLKLSEEIASDPRIKVTALEAAFNVRYTADTLALIRDANPGVHFVWVMGADNLASFHRWQRWREIAQNFPIAVIDRPGSTLAYLSSRMAQTFSDSRVDEQYAPMLARRTPPAWTFIHGPRSSLSSSAIRKSRT; the protein is encoded by the coding sequence ATGAAATTCGGCTTCGGGCTTTCCGCATTGAAGGCGCAATATCCTGGTGTCGATGCGCATTATCTGCGCATGCCTTATGTCGAGAAGGGCATGGCGGTCGGGCTGTTCGGCGGCTCGTTCAACCCGCCGCATGGCGGGCACGCGCTGGTGGCGGAAATCGCAATCCGGCGGCTCAAGCTCGACCAGCTCTGGTGGATGGTGACGCCCGGCAATCCGCTGAAGGACAGTCGCGAACTGGCGCCGCTTGCCGATCGATTGAAACTGAGCGAGGAAATTGCATCCGATCCGCGCATCAAGGTGACGGCGCTCGAGGCAGCCTTCAACGTGCGTTATACGGCGGATACACTGGCGCTCATCCGCGATGCCAATCCCGGCGTCCATTTTGTCTGGGTGATGGGGGCGGATAATCTCGCCTCCTTCCATCGCTGGCAGCGCTGGCGCGAGATTGCGCAGAATTTTCCGATTGCGGTTATCGACCGGCCGGGTTCGACGCTGGCCTATCTGTCGTCACGCATGGCGCAGACATTCTCCGACAGTCGCGTCGATGAACAATATGCGCCGATGCTGGCGCGTCGCACACCTCCGGCCTGGACCTTCATCCATGGACCGCGTTCGTCGCTCTCATCCAGCGCGATCCGCAAATCCCGTACATGA
- the rsfS gene encoding ribosome silencing factor, with protein sequence MDESNLVSQTFDAALASLENSKAESIIPIDIRGRSTIGDYMIVASGRSHRHVTAVADHLLQALREAGCKDIRVEGLESGDWVLIDTGDIIVHVFRPEVRDFYNLEKIWLDEGFDAFDTERAPGLVH encoded by the coding sequence ATGGACGAGTCCAATCTCGTGTCCCAGACCTTCGACGCGGCCTTGGCCAGTCTCGAAAACTCCAAGGCAGAATCCATCATCCCCATCGACATTCGCGGAAGATCAACGATCGGCGATTATATGATCGTCGCGTCGGGCCGTTCGCATCGCCATGTGACGGCGGTTGCCGACCATCTCCTGCAGGCTCTGCGTGAAGCAGGCTGCAAGGATATACGGGTCGAAGGTCTCGAGAGTGGCGACTGGGTTCTCATCGACACCGGCGACATCATCGTCCATGTCTTCCGACCGGAAGTCCGTGACTTCTACAATCTCGAGAAGATCTGGCTCGACGAGGGTTTCGACGCGTTCGACACCGAACGTGCGCCGGGATTGGTGCATTAG
- the rlmH gene encoding 23S rRNA (pseudouridine(1915)-N(3))-methyltransferase RlmH yields the protein MRVSVFAVGRMKAGPERELVERYFDRFSKAGPPLGLEFAGVSEIPESRGQTAELRKAEEAQRIHEALDNGAALILLDERGKALGSEAFADRIGRMRDDGKRQLIVAIGGPDGHDPALRTRADLVLALGELTWPHQIARILIAEQLYRAATILAGHPYHRS from the coding sequence ATGCGTGTGAGTGTTTTTGCCGTGGGCCGGATGAAAGCCGGCCCCGAACGGGAGTTGGTCGAGCGTTATTTCGACCGATTTTCGAAAGCTGGACCGCCATTGGGGCTTGAATTCGCCGGTGTGAGCGAAATTCCCGAAAGCCGGGGCCAGACGGCAGAGTTGCGCAAGGCCGAAGAAGCCCAGCGCATCCATGAAGCTCTCGATAACGGAGCTGCCTTGATCCTTCTCGACGAGCGCGGCAAGGCGCTCGGATCGGAAGCTTTTGCGGATCGCATCGGGCGGATGCGGGACGATGGCAAGCGCCAGCTCATCGTCGCCATTGGCGGGCCGGACGGCCACGATCCGGCATTGCGAACACGCGCCGACCTCGTTCTGGCGCTGGGCGAATTGACGTGGCCGCACCAGATCGCCCGCATCCTGATTGCCGAGCAGCTTTATCGCGCCGCCACCATTCTGGCCGGGCATCCGTATCACAGGTCCTGA
- a CDS encoding murein hydrolase activator EnvC family protein, with the protein MSPERLFKRPRLLAFTQAGLVLAGLFVCAPSVLAQEALQQQRDQAASEYEKLSGELTVTGDKLKQLEDEVAGLKKDQTTITAALIQSAKTDKKLQQDIADIADKLTALREQEDGIRSSLRARRGVLAEVLAALQRMGLNPPPAILVRPDDALASVRSAVLLGAVVPEMREQVEELTGDLKDMQRVTASIRQEQEKLKATRTVQAEEQKRQSLLLEEKKKLQSQSEQEIDAQRQRSEELAAKAGSLKDLIDGLDKQMAGVRDAAESARKAEADRLAAAREKAGEATPNDNHLRAQIDFASLQGKLALPAAGKTMRRFGEKDGVGGSMMGQVVETLPSATITSPSDGVILYAGTFRSYGQLLILDAGNGYHVVMAGMGRIDVSQGQFVLAGEPVGAMGEKLLASVAPIEVGNGAPLLYIEFRKDGKPVDPAPWWTERLSGRT; encoded by the coding sequence ATGAGTCCTGAACGCCTTTTCAAAAGACCACGATTGCTTGCTTTCACGCAGGCTGGCCTCGTTTTGGCTGGCTTGTTCGTCTGCGCGCCGTCGGTTCTTGCGCAGGAAGCCTTGCAGCAGCAGCGTGATCAGGCGGCGAGCGAATATGAAAAGCTCAGCGGCGAACTCACCGTCACCGGCGACAAGCTGAAACAGCTTGAAGACGAGGTGGCCGGGCTCAAGAAGGACCAGACCACCATTACCGCAGCACTGATCCAGTCGGCCAAGACCGACAAGAAGCTGCAGCAGGATATTGCCGATATTGCCGACAAGCTTACCGCGCTGCGCGAGCAGGAAGATGGCATTCGCTCGTCGCTGCGCGCACGGCGCGGCGTTCTGGCGGAGGTGCTGGCCGCATTGCAGCGCATGGGGCTGAACCCGCCGCCTGCCATTCTGGTGCGGCCCGACGATGCTCTGGCTTCAGTGCGCAGCGCCGTGCTTCTTGGTGCTGTCGTGCCTGAAATGCGTGAGCAGGTGGAAGAGCTGACGGGCGACCTGAAGGATATGCAGCGGGTCACTGCCTCCATCCGGCAAGAGCAGGAAAAGCTGAAGGCGACGCGCACGGTTCAGGCCGAAGAGCAGAAACGGCAATCACTTCTTCTTGAGGAGAAGAAGAAATTGCAGTCGCAATCGGAACAGGAAATCGATGCGCAGCGCCAGCGTTCGGAAGAATTGGCGGCCAAGGCAGGCAGCCTGAAAGACCTTATCGACGGGCTCGACAAGCAGATGGCGGGCGTGCGCGATGCAGCCGAATCCGCTCGCAAGGCCGAGGCGGATCGCCTTGCCGCAGCAAGGGAAAAGGCCGGAGAAGCAACGCCGAACGACAATCATCTGCGAGCCCAGATTGATTTTGCTTCGCTACAAGGCAAGCTCGCTTTGCCTGCAGCTGGCAAGACGATGCGTCGCTTCGGCGAGAAGGACGGTGTCGGCGGCAGCATGATGGGGCAGGTCGTTGAAACCTTGCCTTCTGCCACGATTACGTCACCTTCCGATGGCGTGATACTTTACGCAGGCACATTCCGTTCTTACGGGCAGCTCTTGATACTCGACGCGGGCAATGGATATCATGTCGTCATGGCTGGCATGGGTCGAATCGACGTATCGCAAGGCCAGTTTGTACTTGCGGGAGAGCCGGTCGGCGCGATGGGAGAAAAACTTCTGGCAAGTGTTGCACCGATAGAGGTGGGCAATGGTGCGCCATTGCTTTACATTGAATTTCGAAAGGATGGAAAACCCGTCGATCCCGCCCCTTGGTGGACCGAACGGCTTTCTGGAAGGACGTGA
- a CDS encoding S41 family peptidase has product MIRKLSLLFAGALLGASAMVMVQGAPASTAFAAGKDSDVYKELALFGDIFERVRAQYVTPPDDKKLTESAINGMLTSLDPHSSYLNPEAAQDMRVQTKGEFGGLGIEVTMDNDLVKVIAPIDDTPASKAGVLAGDLITKIDGQEVRGLSLTDAVDKMRGEIGSSIELTIQRQGVDKPITLKIARAVIKVKAVRYRVENDIGYLRVISFTEQTSEDLKKAIKDIQDKIPAEKLKGFVLDLRLNPGGLLDQAVAVSDAFLDKGEVVSTRGRDPQDVTRFDARKGDLTDGKPVIVLINGGSASASEIVAGALQDHRRATVLGTQSFGKGSVQTIIPLGENGSLRLTTALYYTPSGKSIQGKGITPDIKVDQPLPPELKGEDVVRGESELKGHIKGNAEDDNGSGSSAYVPADPKDDIQLNEAFKLLRGEVANAAFPPDPKKGVLN; this is encoded by the coding sequence ATGATACGTAAACTATCGCTGCTGTTCGCCGGGGCCCTTCTGGGGGCGTCAGCCATGGTGATGGTCCAGGGCGCGCCGGCTTCCACTGCTTTTGCGGCAGGGAAAGATAGCGATGTCTACAAGGAACTGGCCCTTTTTGGTGATATTTTCGAACGGGTGCGCGCGCAATATGTGACGCCGCCGGACGACAAGAAGCTGACCGAAAGCGCGATCAACGGCATGTTGACCTCGCTCGATCCCCATTCCTCCTATCTCAACCCGGAAGCCGCGCAGGACATGCGCGTGCAGACCAAGGGTGAGTTTGGCGGTCTTGGCATCGAAGTGACGATGGACAACGATCTCGTGAAGGTCATCGCGCCGATTGACGATACGCCCGCTTCCAAGGCCGGTGTGCTGGCAGGCGATCTCATCACCAAGATTGACGGGCAGGAAGTTCGCGGTCTTTCGCTGACCGATGCGGTCGACAAGATGCGCGGTGAAATCGGTTCGTCTATCGAGCTGACGATCCAGCGCCAGGGCGTCGACAAGCCGATCACGCTGAAGATCGCACGCGCTGTCATCAAGGTGAAGGCCGTTCGCTATCGCGTCGAGAACGATATCGGCTATCTGCGCGTCATCTCGTTCACCGAACAGACATCCGAAGACCTCAAGAAGGCGATCAAGGATATTCAGGACAAGATTCCGGCCGAAAAGCTCAAGGGCTTCGTGCTGGATCTTCGCCTCAATCCGGGCGGTCTGCTCGATCAGGCTGTGGCTGTTTCCGACGCCTTCCTCGACAAGGGTGAAGTCGTCTCGACCCGTGGTCGCGATCCGCAGGATGTGACGCGCTTCGATGCACGCAAGGGCGACCTGACTGACGGCAAGCCGGTTATCGTTCTCATCAATGGCGGTTCGGCCAGTGCGTCGGAAATCGTTGCCGGTGCATTGCAGGATCATCGCCGCGCCACGGTGCTCGGCACGCAGTCCTTCGGCAAGGGTTCGGTGCAGACCATCATCCCGCTTGGCGAAAACGGTTCTCTGCGTCTGACGACGGCGCTTTATTATACGCCGTCGGGCAAGTCGATCCAGGGCAAGGGCATCACACCCGACATCAAGGTCGACCAGCCTTTGCCGCCGGAACTGAAGGGTGAGGACGTCGTTCGCGGCGAATCCGAACTCAAGGGCCACATCAAGGGCAATGCCGAGGATGACAATGGCTCTGGTTCGTCGGCTTATGTCCCGGCTGATCCGAAGGACGACATCCAGCTCAACGAAGCCTTCAAGCTCCTGCGTGGTGAGGTGGCCAATGCCGCATTCCCGCCGGATCCGAAGAAGGGTGTGTTGAACTGA
- a CDS encoding divergent polysaccharide deacetylase family protein, with protein sequence MLDLNSPLGLDKKPQKRGGSRSRAFRSFMTGLVILGGLCLAGGAVFAIWQNNQAAFRKTETAAVDPTQIEAPVANKTEAKPVTGNTPPPGSALRGASGQPGPAIIKVTPDMPPGMPGAATGMAEGNVVVVQNTHQSGQDKRVAHLPEQALVEQSPTGPLPVRGADGLRPMDAYAAGWSGARGARIAIVIGGLGLSQTGSMEAVDKLPPEVTLGFAPQGNSLQRWMQAARQNGHELVLQLPMEPFDYPRINPGRNTLTVDDGASKNQAFLLWALSRMTNYAGVMNYMGARFTSETEAFSPVLGEIGKRGLYYLDDGTSARSQADRIAGSDAVPFAAADILIDAAQERGAILDRLDELERTARANGSAIGTGSAFAVTVDAVAEWANEVKKRGIEIVPVSALVRDPERQ encoded by the coding sequence ATGCTGGATCTGAACAGCCCGTTAGGACTGGATAAGAAACCGCAAAAGCGCGGGGGCTCACGCTCCCGCGCTTTTCGTTCGTTCATGACAGGCCTTGTCATTTTAGGCGGGCTTTGCCTTGCCGGGGGCGCGGTATTCGCCATCTGGCAGAACAATCAGGCAGCTTTTCGCAAAACCGAAACCGCCGCCGTGGACCCGACGCAGATCGAAGCGCCAGTCGCCAACAAGACTGAAGCGAAGCCCGTAACCGGTAATACGCCGCCGCCCGGCAGTGCGCTGCGCGGGGCAAGCGGTCAGCCGGGGCCTGCCATCATCAAGGTCACGCCGGATATGCCGCCCGGTATGCCAGGTGCCGCCACCGGTATGGCGGAGGGTAATGTGGTCGTGGTGCAGAACACGCATCAATCCGGGCAGGATAAGCGTGTTGCCCATCTGCCGGAACAGGCGCTGGTCGAGCAAAGCCCCACCGGCCCGCTTCCGGTGCGTGGTGCAGACGGTCTGCGCCCCATGGATGCCTATGCAGCCGGATGGTCCGGCGCGCGGGGCGCGCGGATTGCCATCGTCATCGGCGGTCTTGGGCTGTCACAGACCGGCAGCATGGAGGCGGTCGACAAGCTTCCGCCGGAAGTCACGCTCGGATTTGCGCCGCAGGGCAACAGTTTGCAGCGCTGGATGCAGGCAGCCCGGCAAAACGGTCATGAACTTGTGCTGCAATTGCCGATGGAGCCTTTCGACTATCCGCGCATTAATCCCGGTCGCAATACGCTGACGGTGGATGATGGTGCCAGCAAGAACCAGGCTTTCTTGCTGTGGGCGCTGTCGCGGATGACCAATTATGCCGGTGTGATGAATTATATGGGCGCGCGTTTTACATCCGAGACCGAAGCCTTTTCGCCGGTGCTGGGCGAGATTGGAAAGCGCGGCCTGTATTATCTCGATGACGGCACCTCGGCGCGCAGTCAGGCTGACCGGATTGCAGGAAGCGATGCGGTGCCTTTCGCGGCGGCTGATATTCTGATCGATGCGGCGCAGGAGCGCGGCGCGATCCTTGATCGTCTCGATGAACTGGAGCGGACTGCGCGTGCCAATGGCAGCGCCATCGGCACCGGCTCGGCCTTTGCGGTGACCGTCGATGCAGTTGCCGAATGGGCCAATGAGGTCAAGAAACGCGGCATTGAAATCGTGCCGGTCTCGGCGCTGGTCCGCGACCCCGAACGGCAGTAG
- a CDS encoding RNA pyrophosphohydrolase — protein MSKHKGPVDPESLPYRPCVGLMVLNKAGLVWAGRRIVIPGDEMDGATQLWQMPQGGIDKGEEPLEAAIRELYEETGMKSVSLLEEASDWINYDLPPHLVGQALKGKYRGQTQKWFAYRFEGDESEIAINPPPGGHTAEFDRWEWKPMVKLPELIVPFKRKVYEEVVAAFRHLVA, from the coding sequence ATGTCGAAGCACAAAGGTCCCGTCGATCCCGAAAGCTTGCCTTACCGTCCCTGTGTCGGGCTCATGGTGCTGAACAAGGCCGGTCTGGTCTGGGCTGGCCGTCGTATCGTCATTCCGGGCGACGAGATGGATGGCGCGACCCAGCTCTGGCAGATGCCGCAGGGCGGTATCGACAAGGGCGAGGAGCCGCTCGAGGCAGCTATCCGCGAACTTTACGAGGAAACCGGCATGAAGTCGGTATCGCTGCTCGAAGAAGCGTCGGACTGGATCAATTACGACCTGCCGCCGCATCTGGTCGGCCAGGCGCTCAAGGGCAAGTATCGCGGCCAGACGCAGAAGTGGTTTGCCTATCGTTTTGAAGGCGACGAGAGTGAAATCGCCATCAACCCGCCGCCCGGCGGACACACTGCCGAGTTCGACCGCTGGGAATGGAAACCGATGGTCAAGCTGCCGGAACTGATCGTTCCCTTCAAGCGCAAGGTTTACGAGGAAGTCGTCGCGGCTTTCAGGCATCTGGTAGCCTGA
- a CDS encoding GlsB/YeaQ/YmgE family stress response membrane protein: MDVGSLLVFLFVGLIAGWLAGKVVQGGGFGLIGNIIVGVIGAFFAGWLLPRLGFSVGGGMIASIVNAFIGAAILLIILRIVKRA, encoded by the coding sequence ATGGATGTTGGAAGTCTTCTCGTATTTCTTTTCGTAGGTCTGATCGCCGGCTGGCTGGCTGGCAAGGTCGTGCAGGGTGGTGGTTTCGGCCTGATCGGCAATATCATCGTCGGCGTGATCGGCGCATTCTTTGCAGGCTGGTTGCTGCCGCGTCTCGGGTTTTCCGTTGGTGGAGGGATGATTGCCTCGATCGTCAACGCCTTTATCGGCGCGGCCATCCTCCTGATTATCCTGCGCATCGTCAAACGCGCCTGA
- a CDS encoding YoaK family protein: MTPNSKLSLGLVLTASAGFVDAIAFLQLGGFFASFMSGNTTQLGVALAGQPGVQGTVLVWFPAILIVLFFSGAFFGTLAVRSYGRAGSLYVMASVVAILLLVGVLRREGALLVQPVLLLAAAMGAQNAAVQPIGAARLGVTYVTGTLFNAAADLACSLRGETPKWRWLQHVAVWLSLMLGAVGGGLGHYFIGLDALFVPAAMIVGVMVAYMRLK; encoded by the coding sequence ATGACACCGAATTCCAAACTTTCGCTCGGTCTGGTTCTGACTGCATCGGCTGGTTTCGTCGATGCGATTGCTTTCCTGCAACTGGGCGGCTTCTTCGCATCCTTCATGAGCGGCAACACCACGCAGCTTGGCGTCGCACTCGCGGGACAGCCCGGCGTGCAGGGCACTGTGCTGGTCTGGTTTCCCGCGATCCTGATCGTGCTGTTCTTTTCCGGCGCCTTCTTCGGCACGCTTGCGGTGCGTTCATACGGTCGTGCGGGCAGTCTTTATGTGATGGCAAGCGTGGTGGCGATCCTGCTGCTGGTCGGCGTGCTGCGGCGCGAGGGTGCATTGCTGGTCCAGCCGGTGCTGCTGCTTGCCGCAGCCATGGGCGCGCAGAATGCTGCGGTGCAGCCCATCGGAGCTGCGCGTCTCGGCGTGACCTATGTGACCGGTACGCTTTTCAACGCTGCCGCCGATCTTGCCTGTTCGCTGCGCGGTGAAACGCCGAAATGGCGCTGGCTGCAGCATGTGGCGGTCTGGCTGTCCCTGATGCTGGGTGCTGTCGGCGGCGGTCTCGGCCATTATTTCATCGGTCTCGACGCCTTGTTCGTTCCGGCTGCGATGATTGTCGGCGTCATGGTCGCCTATATGCGGCTCAAATGA